The following proteins come from a genomic window of Candidatus Hydrogenedentota bacterium:
- a CDS encoding BrnA antitoxin family protein produces the protein MKAEYDLTKMKSRKNPYAQRLKKQITLRLDPDVIEYFKEKAEKKGIPYQTLINLYLQDCRATKRDLKMTWT, from the coding sequence GTGAAAGCCGAATATGACTTGACCAAAATGAAGTCGCGGAAGAATCCCTACGCGCAGCGATTGAAGAAGCAGATAACGCTTCGTCTCGACCCGGATGTCATCGAGTACTTCAAGGAGAAGGCCGAGAAGAAAGGCATCCCCTATCAGACCCTGATCAACCTCTATCTTCAGGATTGCCGCGCCACCAAACGCGATCTGAAGATGACGTGGACGTAA
- a CDS encoding aspartate 1-decarboxylase — protein MFLTMMKSKVHRATVTQAELNYVGSLTLDLDLMEAAEILPYEKVQVLNVHSGERFETYCIEGARGSGVVCLNGPAARLGQVGDIVIVLTYAMVDAKTAKGWSAINVHVDAHNKIVTVDRKHESN, from the coding sequence ATGTTCCTGACAATGATGAAGAGCAAGGTACACCGGGCGACGGTGACCCAAGCGGAATTGAACTACGTAGGGAGCCTGACGCTCGACCTCGACCTGATGGAGGCGGCGGAGATCCTGCCCTACGAAAAGGTTCAGGTCCTAAACGTCCACTCCGGCGAACGGTTCGAGACCTACTGCATCGAAGGCGCCCGAGGCAGCGGCGTGGTGTGCCTGAACGGACCCGCCGCGCGCCTGGGCCAGGTCGGCGACATCGTGATCGTCCTGACCTACGCAATGGTCGACGCCAAGACCGCCAAAGGCTGGAGCGCAATCAACGTCCACGTCGACGCGCACAACAAGATCGTGACCGTCGACCGCAAACACGAGAGCAACTAA
- a CDS encoding AAA family ATPase: MSSVEKAGRLVEYLIRLSSVGAKITRSIDEARVLWFSRVPHQKGCFTLAWGHGEEDDAAEWLEVQNRPEPKLPVTPTQCREWANLSLLREKGNLPELPPEITRQSRNPDWHEGADQPEYIALTERLDEHPEVQQVWERYLEEKWLPWTEEHDAWEEVHKVYSDLFAIHQEQLRLGEEFELILGLGLLTWRTPTGQHVQRHLIVADATLEFEAQLGRFTVRPHAEGARLRPELDMLTIEEQPIRAEETAKESLNAAEDDPWERECIQEALEILVRSISSQGEYDDSLESKVIHATERPIVEYAPALILRKRSSKGLTEALKRIKEQIERGEDIPGEFGDLAEIRAKDDQEGDDRPREPSAMLDGETFFPKPSNDEQRRIVNTIQTTNGVLVQGPPGTGKSHTIANLICHLLATGQRTLITAKTPRALQVLERHVPDELRPLCINLLGNGPDERRSLESSVGGILGKYERRNKKRDKQECEELEIRVRELREEKSEVNRRLRTIRESETHTQSVAEGTYRGTAARIAEAVNRNRAKYEWFMDFAPLDKPCPISVRDLCGILMTLRKFTPEKRREMSLALLEGDLPIERFANLVENETNAIEEERRAASGSDECVVDMLIRKSDPTTIAAIRDALSDFRSTLSRLRRAPYSWMNSAVRDILGGNTRMWDEHLHVTQGVISSIEKLVSVADGTRVEFPDSADIRTLHEDACKLKGYMENGGKLGWSFFRPRAVRERLYVIKSVKIGGRPCTTVEHFSALADTLHVRIECEKAWSFWMGRSDKVHGPYTLQLTGLKSLRDGLEDALSLVGLISKCREAIRQCLPMDEPVWADESQVESVISSCRHSLACIKKRQVVGEIKCIESELSRVASKDNAHPVTSDLLKAIRDRDINGVAQSLDRIREIEERRQHLQKADAYFSNLRRQYPKFADYLKQTCDDPHWEARIEHIDDAWHWAQARYWIEDYIRQEDAAALTQRAKQIEDEINRNIAKLASLHAWSFCFSRLKEEHRRHMVAWQQSMQRLGRGTGRHAPRHRREAQQHLNECRVAVPAWVMPLHRVWDTVDPAPGIFDVIIVDEASQCGLEGLPLFYLGKKVVIVGDDKQISPEEGFINRDEVFQLMERFLYDFEHKDAFHRDASLFDQAKLRYGTRQITLREHFRCMPEIIRFSNDLCYRGTLIPLRQYGPDRLPPLEHVLVSGGYREGSDSRATNPPEADAIVQRVVEICRNSRYDGMSVGVVVLQGEAQAALIESRLLERLGAEEMERRRLICGNPYSFQGDERNIMLLSLVAASNERIGSLTRAADERRFNVAASRAQDMMILFHSVTSNDLGSSCLRRRLLEFFENTKPRHIAGISRDELEQLAFQANRTIEKPREPFESWFEVDVALELLRLGFSVVPQYEVAGKRIDLVVEGGQARLAVECDGDRWHGADRYEDDMNRQRQLERCGWEFFRVKESAFYSNKDEALKSLWRLLEERSIFPHWGDSCGPFERDKDEEESDRREREDKDSDAVEENDEEEECEGDEEEDRNDKDDDLSGRSAASGHRPEDVASSEIQDAILRILSKCSNQSCTEKSLTARVLRELRILTRGNPRLQFAKRVMRCLTVLERREVVERYRAKNKRVRLLIPHSQLKLY; this comes from the coding sequence ATGTCATCTGTAGAAAAAGCTGGTCGCTTGGTTGAGTACCTTATTCGTTTGTCGAGTGTAGGCGCGAAAATTACTCGTAGTATCGATGAAGCTAGAGTCCTCTGGTTCTCCAGAGTTCCGCACCAGAAGGGCTGTTTCACTCTAGCATGGGGACATGGTGAAGAGGACGATGCTGCCGAATGGTTAGAAGTGCAGAACCGGCCAGAACCGAAATTGCCCGTTACTCCTACTCAATGTAGGGAGTGGGCGAATCTGTCATTGCTACGAGAAAAGGGCAATTTGCCCGAACTCCCTCCAGAGATCACCCGACAGTCTAGGAACCCTGATTGGCACGAAGGTGCGGATCAGCCTGAATACATCGCACTAACCGAACGGCTTGACGAGCATCCGGAAGTCCAACAAGTATGGGAAAGATATCTGGAAGAGAAGTGGCTACCTTGGACGGAAGAGCACGATGCATGGGAAGAAGTACACAAGGTCTATTCGGATCTCTTTGCCATTCATCAAGAGCAGTTGCGGCTCGGCGAAGAATTTGAGCTTATTCTCGGCTTGGGTTTGCTTACCTGGAGGACGCCCACTGGGCAACACGTCCAGCGCCACTTGATCGTCGCTGACGCCACATTGGAATTTGAAGCGCAGTTGGGCAGATTCACCGTTCGACCTCATGCCGAGGGAGCCAGACTCCGGCCGGAACTCGATATGCTGACCATCGAAGAACAGCCAATACGCGCTGAAGAAACCGCGAAAGAGTCGTTGAATGCCGCCGAAGACGACCCATGGGAAAGAGAGTGTATCCAAGAGGCCCTCGAAATCTTGGTGCGTTCAATTAGTTCCCAGGGAGAATATGACGATTCCTTGGAGTCAAAAGTCATCCATGCGACAGAAAGACCAATTGTCGAATATGCTCCTGCCTTGATTTTGCGAAAGCGTTCCTCCAAAGGTCTTACCGAAGCGTTGAAGCGGATCAAGGAACAGATTGAAAGAGGCGAAGACATCCCAGGTGAATTTGGTGACCTTGCAGAGATTCGCGCTAAGGATGACCAGGAAGGGGATGATAGGCCGAGAGAGCCGAGCGCGATGCTTGATGGAGAGACTTTCTTTCCAAAACCATCAAACGATGAGCAGCGCCGCATAGTCAACACGATTCAGACGACAAATGGCGTACTGGTACAGGGGCCGCCCGGAACTGGAAAATCTCATACCATCGCCAACCTAATCTGTCATCTTCTCGCAACTGGACAACGAACGCTGATTACGGCCAAAACGCCTCGTGCACTTCAGGTCCTTGAAAGACATGTCCCAGATGAATTGCGTCCTCTCTGCATTAATTTGCTTGGCAATGGCCCGGATGAGCGCCGTTCACTCGAATCTAGCGTTGGCGGCATTCTTGGCAAGTATGAAAGAAGGAACAAGAAGCGTGACAAGCAAGAGTGCGAGGAACTTGAAATCCGTGTCCGAGAACTTCGCGAGGAGAAGTCCGAAGTAAACAGGCGGCTCCGCACTATTCGCGAATCTGAGACGCATACGCAATCTGTTGCGGAAGGGACCTATCGCGGGACGGCCGCTAGAATTGCCGAAGCCGTAAACCGTAATCGGGCTAAATACGAATGGTTCATGGACTTTGCCCCCTTGGATAAGCCATGTCCCATATCCGTAAGAGACTTGTGCGGCATCCTTATGACCCTGCGTAAATTCACGCCAGAAAAGCGAAGAGAGATGAGCCTTGCCCTTCTCGAAGGGGATCTACCCATCGAACGCTTTGCCAATCTGGTAGAGAATGAGACAAATGCAATTGAAGAAGAGCGTAGAGCGGCAAGTGGATCCGATGAATGCGTTGTCGATATGTTGATACGAAAAAGCGATCCCACGACCATAGCGGCAATTCGAGATGCGTTGTCTGATTTCCGCAGCACCCTCAGCAGGCTGCGTAGGGCACCGTATTCATGGATGAACTCTGCTGTACGCGATATCTTAGGCGGCAATACTCGCATGTGGGATGAGCATCTCCATGTCACACAAGGTGTCATTTCGTCCATCGAGAAACTTGTTTCCGTCGCAGACGGAACCCGTGTCGAATTTCCGGATAGTGCCGATATCAGGACGTTGCATGAAGACGCTTGTAAGCTAAAAGGTTACATGGAAAATGGCGGGAAACTGGGTTGGTCTTTCTTCCGCCCGAGAGCGGTGAGAGAGCGGCTTTACGTGATCAAGTCAGTGAAGATAGGAGGCCGCCCTTGCACTACAGTCGAGCATTTTTCAGCCCTTGCCGACACACTGCACGTGCGCATTGAATGCGAAAAGGCATGGTCTTTTTGGATGGGGAGAAGCGACAAGGTACATGGGCCGTATACTCTTCAACTGACTGGGCTAAAGTCTCTACGTGATGGACTCGAGGATGCCTTGTCACTTGTGGGGCTTATCTCCAAATGCCGTGAAGCGATAAGGCAATGCTTGCCGATGGACGAGCCCGTTTGGGCCGACGAATCCCAAGTCGAAAGCGTAATCTCCTCGTGCCGTCATTCACTGGCTTGTATTAAAAAGCGCCAGGTTGTCGGGGAAATCAAGTGCATTGAGAGTGAACTTTCCCGTGTGGCCAGCAAAGACAATGCGCATCCGGTGACGAGTGATTTACTCAAAGCGATTCGAGACCGTGACATAAATGGGGTTGCGCAGAGTCTAGATAGAATTCGCGAAATTGAGGAACGGCGACAGCATCTTCAGAAAGCGGATGCGTATTTCTCAAACTTACGCCGCCAGTATCCGAAATTCGCGGATTACCTGAAACAAACTTGTGATGACCCACATTGGGAGGCGCGTATCGAGCATATTGACGACGCTTGGCATTGGGCTCAGGCGCGATACTGGATTGAGGATTACATCCGACAGGAGGATGCTGCAGCACTCACCCAGCGTGCCAAACAGATCGAGGACGAGATAAATCGAAATATCGCAAAACTCGCTTCGCTTCATGCTTGGTCATTCTGTTTCTCGCGACTCAAAGAAGAACATCGCCGCCACATGGTAGCTTGGCAGCAATCCATGCAGCGGCTTGGAAGAGGGACGGGAAGACATGCGCCGCGACACAGACGCGAAGCTCAGCAACACTTGAACGAATGTCGCGTGGCGGTGCCTGCGTGGGTTATGCCACTGCACCGGGTCTGGGACACGGTGGACCCCGCGCCGGGCATCTTTGATGTCATCATTGTTGACGAAGCTTCTCAGTGTGGACTTGAGGGACTCCCTCTCTTTTATTTGGGCAAAAAGGTCGTTATTGTTGGAGATGACAAGCAGATCAGCCCAGAAGAAGGTTTCATTAATAGGGATGAAGTCTTTCAACTAATGGAGAGATTCCTTTACGATTTCGAGCACAAGGATGCTTTTCATAGGGATGCAAGCCTTTTCGATCAGGCTAAGCTTCGATACGGCACCCGCCAGATTACCTTGCGTGAGCACTTCCGGTGCATGCCGGAAATCATACGCTTCAGCAATGATCTTTGTTACCGAGGCACATTGATACCATTACGGCAGTATGGACCAGACAGATTGCCACCACTTGAACATGTCCTCGTGAGTGGTGGATATCGTGAGGGTTCTGACAGCCGTGCAACTAATCCCCCAGAAGCGGACGCCATTGTTCAACGGGTTGTCGAAATCTGTCGAAATTCGCGATATGACGGAATGTCTGTGGGTGTTGTTGTTCTTCAAGGTGAAGCGCAAGCGGCTTTGATCGAGAGCCGACTTCTCGAACGCTTGGGCGCAGAGGAAATGGAACGGCGGCGCTTGATCTGCGGAAATCCTTATAGTTTCCAGGGTGACGAGCGAAATATCATGTTGCTTTCACTCGTCGCGGCCAGTAATGAAAGAATCGGCTCGCTTACGAGGGCAGCGGACGAGCGACGCTTTAACGTTGCCGCCAGCCGTGCGCAAGACATGATGATTCTCTTCCATTCCGTCACCTCCAACGATCTCGGTTCGTCGTGTCTACGTCGAAGGCTGCTTGAGTTCTTTGAAAATACGAAGCCAAGACACATAGCCGGGATTAGCCGTGACGAACTGGAACAACTGGCATTTCAGGCTAATCGCACGATTGAAAAGCCAAGAGAACCCTTTGAAAGCTGGTTTGAAGTCGATGTGGCGCTAGAACTACTCCGTCTTGGATTCAGTGTCGTTCCGCAGTATGAAGTTGCGGGGAAACGGATAGATCTCGTGGTTGAGGGAGGTCAGGCGCGTCTCGCGGTCGAATGCGATGGCGACAGATGGCATGGCGCTGACCGTTATGAAGACGACATGAATCGGCAAAGGCAACTTGAGCGTTGCGGGTGGGAATTCTTCCGCGTCAAGGAATCAGCTTTCTATTCAAACAAAGATGAAGCACTCAAGAGTCTGTGGAGGTTGCTGGAAGAGCGGTCTATTTTCCCCCATTGGGGTGACTCTTGTGGTCCCTTTGAGCGAGATAAGGACGAAGAGGAATCGGACAGAAGGGAACGTGAAGACAAGGATTCTGACGCTGTTGAGGAAAATGACGAAGAAGAAGAATGCGAAGGCGATGAAGAGGAAGACCGCAACGACAAAGACGATGATCTCTCGGGCAGATCAGCCGCTTCCGGACATCGCCCCGAAGATGTGGCATCCTCAGAAATTCAGGACGCTATTCTTCGTATTCTTTCGAAGTGTTCAAATCAATCTTGCACGGAGAAATCGTTGACGGCGCGCGTCCTCAGGGAGTTGCGTATATTGACGCGTGGTAATCCTCGATTGCAGTTTGCGAAGCGGGTGATGCGATGCCTTACTGTCCTCGAAAGACGTGAGGTCGTTGAACGATACCGCGCAAAGAACAAGCGTGTTCGCCTGCTGATTCCCCATAGTCAACTCAAGCTCTATTAG